The genomic window GACTGTAGGTTAAAATCTTTATCTGTGGCCACCATAGGTCTCTTTGCTCATGGGCAATTCAACTTAACAATAACAACAGTCATTAGCCAACAACAAAAGATGGTGGTATTACAAAGGGGGGCTGTATTAGACAGTAATAAGACAGACTTACCCCCAACAGCAAGAGACGAACCTTTGGGCCAACTATGAACTTGAGGGGATACTATGGATGATTTGTTACTTTATCTTGTACCTGTGCCTGAATTTTCTTGATTTCACATTGGTTTAGTTGGTTTTATGCTCTTTCTAATAATTTGGGAACAAAATGTGATACTCTAGTAAGCTGCATCCTTGACTATGATAAATCTGTGTTAGACTTATTCAAACAATGAATCTGATCTGGTGTTCAGTACTTTAATTTTTTCCCAGTATGATATGGGTTCTACGCTAACAAAGAATTAAAGATCTATCTGTTCCGGGATATCTATGTTTTAAGCCCCCTTTAGCTTTAGTGCTATTATTAACGTAGGAAGATCGGCGTTTTAAGGGCTCATTCGGAATGCAGGattgaaaaaacataggaataggaaaaatataggaataggataggaatgcaagtgtaaaacagaggatttgaaaacataggaatttcatgTGAATAGGTGTGGATGGAgtaaaggaaaaacataggaatcttTAGAAGAAAATAGGTGCACTATTACAAAATTATCACATACTACTAGTGAATTAAACAACATTAATCAACCTAATAATGTGCTTTAGTTGCTTGATGGCATGATTTGCCTCGTTCCCACgcgaagggagagaaaaaagaggtCAGCATGGACGTTTTTCTTCCTGTGATCTTCCAGTGATATGGCTAGTGCAGGAAATTTCCCTATGTATTTCCTACGATCGTTTTCCTGTGATCTGAATGACGCCACAGTAAAGCAATCCATAGgaacccaaatccttcatttcctGTGTTTCTCCTCCATTCCGAATAAACCCTAACTGTGTTCATGATTGATTCATTAAATTTGCGAGCAACTCAATCCTGTGAAACCATACTTGAACTAGTACTAAGATGTCTAGGATTCTCTTTTTGAAACTGCCCGAGGAGCATTGTACTTCTTTGAAGTGGCATTGAAAGGTGTTTCTGCGGAACAATAGTTTTTCAACTAAGATGTAAATatagttgtgtttttttttcttgacatgATTGATAGGATGATGCTTTATACTTATTCTGATTGTACTTTGAGATACTAACACCAAGGTGCAGTTTTGTCCATGGTTGTGACTGATGTTTCATGTACCATGCATGCTTGTTCTGCTACACTGCTTATGATTTGGTcaccaaaataaaattacaatctccaaaataaaattgcagTGATGCACCAAACTGCAACTTTATTTTGGAGATTGTAATTTTGGCATACAAATATCCTGCTTGTGTGCAACTATTATTTGATTAATTTGGTGAAACTTGATCTGTTGAACATAGGAATCCTGCCGTCCTAATGTAGCCAGTTAACAGCCAAGAAGTAGAAATTTGACTGTATGATCGATTGCTATTAAGGTTTTTGATCAGCACATTTTAtactttttccctttttaaaatttgtgcATTTGTAGTTAACTCACCTTCTATGTTATGGTTTCCTCCTTGTAACCTTGCTTTGTTCCTCGGGGGCAAATGATGAGAGCAGTCTCGTTCTCCACTCGCTTTGTCTTTTGGCGTGCTGGGAGAAGTTTTCGGTTTCATTTGTTCAGGAATTTCGTTAGCCTGAAAATGCAGGTGTATGGAAAGAGCTTTGGAGCCTTTGGTTAGAAGCTGTGAAGTCGGTTGTATTCCATGGCGTTTTCTGTTATGTTGATTTGTGGCATGTGTCTAAGGGTCTGATTGGggtttttaattcattttttggattctacaactacatcttcttaaaatctggaaaaaaaactGACTGTTTTGGACGAAAAACTGCAGCTGTCAGAAGCTTCCTCAAACATGCCCTAAACTCAAAATCAAATCCTGAGTTACTACCTTAGGGCAACCACAATGTATGAAAAAAGTGACCTTAAGGTAATGATTGCACTTGTAAAGTGagctatatacattgtggaaaGTAGCATTAGTTTAGGGTGCACCTTATGTTTAAGGTCTaccacaagaaaaagaaaatattttttctctctcattcacTTCATGAACAAGAGATGAAACAATTATTTTTCCATTCTATGTGGGCCCATCTTGTGGCTAAATTCTAACCATAGCATTGTGGGTATGGCTTTAACAATGACTCACCATTCATAGGGCCCACCTTAAAGTTACACTACACCACAAACATTGAGGATGCCCTTACAAAATCCAGCCGAGAAACACTTCATCAGACTTGTGATCATGCCCGGTGCGGTATGAATCAGAAATTTGTCCATCTAGTCCATGATGCGATGGCAATTTGCAGCCTCTCCTGCTCCAAACCTCCAGGATTTCGTTACGAGAAGCAAGCACAAATGGCACTACTCCGAGGACGTTTTCAAACGCGCTTGGAAGTTGCAACGCAGCTGCGCCAACCAATCGACGCAACCACCTCCCAGAAGGCCACAAGTGATACTCCGCCGCGCGTCAACACGGCCCCACATGACATTTTTGTTCTTCgtttacttctttttttgtttcgaatttGTTCCAAGTTTGTTTTTAGGGGAAGTTTTGGTATCGAAAAAATTATACGCACAAAAGCTtgtatgtataattttttttattataaaattatcaTGTACAAAGTttctatttataattttttttctggataaaaaatatgtaaggcGAGAAAGAcacgagaagaaaaaaaaaaggcagaacaTGGCTATTATGGTATACACGGTCTATTTTCGAGTCCAACTTTAGTAACTGAGTTTTTATTCATTAGGTTTAAGTTCATATGAAACAAAAGAATCTATGAAACACAAGGAAGATGCACGTAAGCCCGTTCTTtctttattactccctccgtcccaagaAATCTAGACTAGTACTAGGATAGAACACAtcttagtacaataaatctgaacagaATGTATTACATTATAGCActaggtttagttttttttggacgaagggagtaagaCGTAGATTCTACCATTGATTTCTGTGAATAcctttttaaataattaaacaatatatttCGTGCAAAAAtcttctatataaaagttattttaaaatatcaaataaatttaattttatttttataataactaAAAGTTAAATAATCATATATCAATGATTTTCTCGTTTTACATAAGCTAACTTGCTCTTCTTTCAACTGGACCGTAGTTGCGCTTGCACGCCGCAGCGATGCGGGTATGAGACCTCCCCAAGAAGACGGGAAAGTACAATCCTAACAGGAAAGAACGAAAGCGAAGGTACGATGGGCCGCATGACGTAGAATTCGTGTGGACGTTTTCTCCGTGCTCCTCACGAAGTCACGATTCAGGAACACtgtcgtatatatatataataataattactctatccattctaaaatataaaaaattctacatattttttaaaatgtgcAGGAATCTTTACATTTTAGAAAAGAAGGTAGTTGTCTATGCTTGGCCCGTTTTCTTCGCACCAAaggataaataaatataatatggCCACAGCAATTTAAGTTTGTTTAGGTAGAACTGAAtagataaatttaaataaacatGGCACTTGAAAGCTACAGTACAATAACAGGtgacttgaaagttgaaacttgATGAGAAAGTATAATATGGCTAGTCGGCTATATTTAAGCAATATCTAGTAGAGACAAAATTAAGTGCGATTTCAGAGTATGAATGAAAGTACTGCACAGTACATTCAGAACTAGTACTGTCCCCAAACCCAAAGCTGGGCTAGAGACCTCCAATCAGGTAGCTGCGGAGCGTGGTCGCGAtggtggcagcggtggcagcAAGAACGGGGaactggccggcggcgagcgacagCACGGCGAACGCGGCGCCGAGCAGCCacaggaggaaggcggcgacgaggacgcaCGGCTCGGCGCCCTGGACGGCGGCCGCGCCTGCAGTGAGCAGGTGCACGAGGATAACGACGGCGAGTAACATGAACACGCGGCTGGAGTCGAGGaggagcagccggcggcggtggtggtggccgacgccgacggcgagggcTTGGCGGCGGCCCTGCAGCTGGTTGCCGCGCAGGAGGTAATGGATCACCCGATCCGCCATTGCAGCCGCAGGCAGCTTGTGTGTTGTAGCTTGACAGTGTTCGTTGTTCGGTGTGCGTTGAGCTGCTCCCTCTCCCTTGTATTTATACGGAGCAGGTTAAATGGGACCAGGGGAATCACCGGCATTTCGCGCGTGTCTCTCGAACCTCACAAAAGATCAGGATCGGTCAGCGATGTGGCCTTCTGTCCATTTAACTGTTGGACAGTGGACTCGGGAAAGGAGATCACCTGACGTCGACTTCCTCACGAACCCGACCCACTGATGTGGACTTCGCACGAACCTGTCCATTCTATGCCTCTCTTTGATCTAagggatatttttttaagtccTCCCTCAAATAGCTCAAATAGTCCAAAAAGATCCAAAAAGATCCAAAATGATGAGCTATTTAAGAGCTATTTAGAAataacccacccaaaaaaacTATCCCACTCAAGGTGTGCTAATTGGGGCTATTTCGGGTGGTGTCCACTGAAAAAGTGTCTTTTCTCTCTATCTCCCTCCATAGGAAGGTACATAAAGGtcaaatagctctcaaaataacccTTGGATCCAAACAACTTAGGGCTATTTTTTGAAGAGTTATTTCGTTGTGCTAaaaaatagctctcaaaataactctTTGCCAGttctccaaacagggcctatatttaggccgagtttagttccaaactttttcttcaaactttcaacttttcca from Oryza glaberrima chromosome 6, OglaRS2, whole genome shotgun sequence includes these protein-coding regions:
- the LOC127778060 gene encoding uncharacterized protein LOC127778060, with protein sequence MADRVIHYLLRGNQLQGRRQALAVGVGHHHRRRLLLLDSSRVFMLLAVVILVHLLTAGAAAVQGAEPCVLVAAFLLWLLGAAFAVLSLAAGQFPVLAATAATIATTLRSYLIGGL